A stretch of Gouania willdenowi chromosome 21, fGouWil2.1, whole genome shotgun sequence DNA encodes these proteins:
- the LOC114454855 gene encoding gamma-crystallin M3-like translates to MTMGKIIFYEERNFQGRSYECMSDCSDMSSYLSRCHSCRVESGCFMVYDRPNFMGNQYFMRRGEYADYMSMMGMRDCIRSCRMIPMHRGQFRMRIYERENFGGQSHELMEDCDNVMDRYRMSDCMSCNVMDGHWLMYEQPHYRGRMMYLRPGEYRSFREMGMSGTRFMSMRRIMDM, encoded by the exons atgaCCATGGGCAAG ATCATCTTCTACGAGGAGAGGAACTTCCAGGGCCGCTCCTATGAGTGCATGAGCGACTGCTCCGACATGTCCTCCTACCTGAGCCGCTGTCACTCCTGCAGGGTGGAGAGTGGCTGTTTCATGGTCTACGACCGCCCCAACTTCATGGGAAACCAGTACTTCATGAGGAGGGGCGAGTACGCCGACTACATGAGCATGATGGGAATGAGGGACTGCATCAGGTCCTGCCGTATGATCCCCATG CACAGAGGCCAGTTCAGGATGAGGATCTACGAGCGTGAGAACTTTGGAGGTCAGAGCCACGAGCTGATGGAGGACTGTGACAACGTGATGGACCGCTACCGCATGTCCGACTGCATGTCCTGCAACGTGATGGACGGCCACTGGCTGATGTACGAGCAGCCCCACTACAGAGGCAGGATGATGTACCTGAGGCCTGGGGAGTACCGCAGCTTCAGGGAGATGGGCATGAGCGGCACACGCTTCATGAGCATGAGACGCATCATGGACATGTAA
- the LOC114454852 gene encoding gamma-crystallin M3-like isoform X3 — translation MSNTGMNMRGKIIFYEERNFQGRSYECMSDCSDMSSYLSRCHSCRVENGCFMVYDRTNFMGNQYFMRRGEYSDYMSMMGMRDCIRSCRMISMHRGQFRLKIYERENFGGQSHELMEDCDNVMDRYRMSDCMSCNVMDGSWLMYEQPHYRGRMMYLRPGEYRSFREMGMSGTRFMSMRRITDMC, via the exons ATGAGCAACACCGGCATGAACATGAGGGGAAAG ATCATCTTCTATGAGGAGAGGAACTTCCAGGGCCGCTCCTATGAGTGCATGAGCGACTGCTCCGACATGTCCTCCTACCTGAGCCGCTGTCACTCCTGCAGGGTGGAGAACGGCTGCTTCATGGTCTACGACCGCACCAACTTCATGGGAAACCAGTACTTCATGAGGAGGGGAGAGTACTCTGACTACATGAGCATGATGGGAATGAGGGACTGCATCAGGTCCTGCCGTATGATCTCCATG CACAGAGGCCAGTTCAGGCTTAAGATCTACGAGCGTGAGAACTTCGGAGGTCAGAGCCACGAGCTGATGGAGGACTGTGACAACGTGATGGACCGCTACCGCATGTCCGACTGCATGTCCTGCAACGTGATGGACGGATCCTGGCTGATGTACGAGCAGCCCCACTACAGAGGCAGGATGATGTACCTGAGGCCTGGGGAGTACCGCAGCTTCAGGGAGATGGGCATGAGCGGCACACGCTTCATGAGCATGAGACGCATCACCGACATGTGCTAG
- the LOC114454853 gene encoding gamma-crystallin M3-like: MGRIIFYEDRNFQGRSYETSSDCPELTSYLSRCNSCRVESGCFMVYERPNFMGHQTLARRGEYPDNQRLMGVSMSDCIRSCRMIPAHRGQFRMRIYERENFGGQSHELGDDCDSIQERFRMSDCMSCNVMDGHWLMYEQPHYRGRMMYLRPGEYRSMRDMGVGPMDMKIGSIRRIMDSC; the protein is encoded by the exons ATGGGCAGA ATTATCTTCTACGAGGACAGGAACTTCCAGGGGCGCTCCTATGAGACCAGCAGCGACTGCCCGGAGCTCACCTCCTACCTGAGCCGCTGCAACTCCTGCAGGGTGGAGAGCGGCTGCTTCATGGTCTACGAGAGGCCCAACTTCATGGGTCACCAGACACTGGCCCGGCGGGGCGAGTACCCCGACAACCAGCGTCTGATGGGCGTTAGCATGAGCGACTGCATCCGCTCCTGCAGGATGATCCCAGCG CACAGAGGCCAGTTCAGGATGAGGATCTACGAGCGCGAGAACTTCGGAGGTCAAAGCCACGAGCTGGGTGACGACTGCGACTCCATCCAGGAGCGCTTCCGCATGTCTGACTGCATGTCCTGCAACGTGATGGATGGACACTGGTTGATGTACGAGCAGCCCCACTACAGAGGCAGGATGATGTACCTGAGGCCTGGGGAGTACCGCAGCATGAGAGACATGGGCGTGGGTCCCATGGACATGAAGATCGGATCCATCCGACGCATCATGGACTCCTGCTAG
- the LOC114454854 gene encoding gamma-crystallin M3-like — protein sequence MTMGRIIFYEDKNFQGRHYESSSDCPELTSYLSRCHSCRVESGCFMVYDRPNFMGNQYFMRRGEYSDYMSMMGMRECIRSCRMISMHRGQFRMKIYERENFGGQSHELMEDCDNVMDRYRMSDCMSCNVMDGHWLMYEQPHYRGRMMYLRPGEYRSFREMGMSGTRFMSMRRIMDSCY from the exons ATGACCATGGGCAGG ATCATCTTCTACGAGGACAAGAACTTTCAGGGTCGTCACTATGAGTCCAGCAGCGACTGCCCCGAGCTCACCTCCTACCTGAGCCGCTGTCACTCCTGTAGGGTGGAGAGCGGCTGCTTCATGGTCTACGACCGCCCCAACTTCATGGGAAACCAGTACTTCATGAGGAGGGGCGAGTACTCCGACTACATGAGCATGATGGGAATGAGGGAGTGTATTCGCTCCTGCCGTATGATCTCCATG CACAGAGGCCAGTTCAGGATGAAGATCTACGAGCGTGAGAACTTTGGAGGTCAGAGCCACGAGCTGATGGAGGACTGTGACAACGTGATGGACCGCTACCGCATGTCCGACTGCATGTCCTGCAACGTGATGGACGGCCACTGGCTGATGTACGAGCAGCCCCACTACAGAGGCAGGATGATGTACCTGAGGCCTGGGGAGTACCGCAGCTTCAGGGAGATGGGCATGAGCGGCACACGCTTCATGAGCATGAGACGCATCATGGATTCCTGCTATTGA
- the LOC114454856 gene encoding gamma-crystallin M3-like — MGKIIFYEDRNFQGRSYECMSDCSDMSSYLSRCQSCRVESGCFMVYERPNFMGNQFFMRRGEYTDYSSMMGMSSGIRSCRMIPMHRGQLRMRIYERENFTGQSHELMEDCDNVMDRFRMSDCMSCNVMDGHWLMYEQPHYRGRMMYLRPGEYRSFREMGMSGTRFMSMRRITDMC, encoded by the exons ATGGGAAAG ATCATCTTCTACGAGGACAGAAACTTCCAGGGCCGCTCCTATGAGTGCATGAGCGACTGCTCCGACATGTCCTCCTACCTGAGCAGGTGTCAGTCCTGCAGGGTGGAGAGCGGCTGCTTCATGGTCTACGAGAGGCCCAACTTCATGGGGAACCAGTTCTTCATGAGGAGGGGAGAGTACACTGACTATAGCAGCATGATGGGAATGAGCAGTGGAATCCGCTCCTGTCGTATGATCCCCAtg CACAGAGGCCAGCTCAGGATGAGGATCTACGAGCGTGAGAACTTCACCGGCCAGAGCCATGAGCTGATGGAGGACTGTGACAACGTGATGGATCGCTTCCGCATGTCCGACTGCATGTCCTGCAACGTGATGGACGGCCACTGGCTGATGTACGAGCAGCCCCACTACAGAGGCAGGATGATGTACCTGAGGCCTGGGGAGTACCGCAGCTTCAGGGAGATGGGCATGAGCGGCACACGCTTCATGAGCATGAGACGCATCACCGACATGTGCTAA